One window of the Paraburkholderia sp. PGU19 genome contains the following:
- the ccmE gene encoding cytochrome c maturation protein CcmE, protein MKVRHRRLVLIAGGLGSAGLACALVLNAFRANVMFYVSPKQIVAHEIPVAHRFRLGGLVERNSLRRDADGLTVHFVVTDTAAEIPVIYRGALPDLFREGSGVVAQGVLGDDGQFHADEVLAKHDEKYTPPAVSDALRHAQGASTVRVATGAADRGAQR, encoded by the coding sequence ATGAAAGTCCGTCATCGACGCCTCGTGCTGATCGCGGGCGGACTCGGCAGCGCCGGCCTCGCGTGCGCGCTCGTGCTGAATGCGTTTCGGGCGAACGTGATGTTCTACGTCAGCCCGAAGCAGATCGTCGCGCATGAGATACCGGTTGCGCACCGGTTCAGGCTCGGCGGTCTAGTCGAACGCAACTCGCTTCGACGCGACGCAGACGGTTTGACCGTCCATTTTGTCGTGACGGATACGGCGGCGGAAATTCCGGTGATCTATCGCGGCGCGCTGCCCGACCTGTTTCGCGAGGGAAGTGGCGTGGTCGCGCAGGGTGTGCTCGGCGACGACGGCCAGTTTCATGCAGACGAAGTGCTTGCGAAACACGACGAGAAATACACGCCGCCCGCCGTCAGCGATGCACTGCGCCACGCACAGGGGGCATCTACCGTCAGGGTCGCGACGGGCGCGGCCGATCGAGGAGCACAGCGGTGA
- a CDS encoding heme lyase CcmF/NrfE family subunit: MIAELGHLALILALLLALTTGIVPILGAQFAIDGWMRVAKPAARAQFAFVAMAFASLAWSFLNSDFTLVYVAENSHSALPAIYRFTAVWGGHEGSLLLWVLLLTLWMVAVTCYSRQLPVALVARVLGVMSLIDVGFLSFLLFTSNPFTRLLPPAMEGRDLNPLLQDPGMVMHPPILYMGYVGFSVAFAFAISALLSGRLDTTWARWSRPWTIAAWMFLTLGIMLGSGWSYYVLGWGGWWFWDPVENASFMPWLAGTALIHSLIVTEKRGSFRSWTALLAICAFSLSLLGTFLVRSGVVTSVHAFASDPARGIFILAFLALVAGGALMLFAWRAPQIGKGAGFELVSREALLLSNNLLFMVAAASVLLGTLYPMVLDAMGLDKVSVGPPYFDSVFVPLMTPVVFLMGVGPMARWKAARVPELAVRLRWAALVSVVTALVLPMLLGSWRPLVSLGLLLATWSFTTVVASMRERLRAGQRSVPGRLRHVPRATYGMWCAHAGIGVFIVGVTLVKGYQTEQDVLMRYGESVGIGGYSFRLDGVRDIAGPNYQAKRATISVDRDGRPVATLYPEKRLFLAQNMPMTEAAIDHGVLRDLYVAIDQPVGGNAWTMRIQIKPFVRWIWAGCLLMAFGGLLAGTDRRYRLVTGGRTREGDQGAGNAQPAPLSAAVAVDTARSANGPVSETER; this comes from the coding sequence GTGATCGCCGAACTGGGTCATCTTGCGCTGATCCTTGCGCTGCTGCTCGCGCTGACGACAGGCATCGTGCCGATACTCGGCGCGCAGTTCGCCATCGATGGATGGATGCGCGTCGCGAAGCCTGCGGCGCGCGCGCAGTTTGCGTTCGTGGCGATGGCGTTCGCGAGCCTCGCATGGTCGTTTCTGAACAGTGATTTCACGCTGGTCTATGTGGCGGAAAATTCGCACTCAGCTCTGCCCGCGATCTACCGCTTCACGGCCGTCTGGGGCGGCCATGAAGGATCGCTCCTGCTCTGGGTTCTGCTGCTGACGCTGTGGATGGTCGCCGTGACGTGCTACAGCCGGCAATTGCCCGTCGCGCTTGTCGCGCGCGTGCTCGGTGTGATGAGCCTGATCGACGTGGGCTTTCTGTCGTTCCTGCTGTTCACGTCGAACCCCTTCACCCGCCTCCTGCCTCCTGCGATGGAAGGCCGGGACCTGAATCCGCTGCTGCAGGACCCCGGCATGGTCATGCATCCGCCGATCCTGTACATGGGGTACGTCGGCTTCTCGGTCGCCTTCGCGTTTGCGATCTCGGCGCTGCTCTCGGGCCGGCTCGACACGACGTGGGCCCGCTGGTCGCGTCCGTGGACGATCGCCGCGTGGATGTTCCTGACGCTCGGCATCATGCTTGGCAGCGGCTGGTCCTACTATGTGCTCGGCTGGGGCGGATGGTGGTTCTGGGACCCGGTCGAGAACGCGTCGTTCATGCCATGGCTCGCAGGCACCGCGCTGATCCATTCGCTGATTGTGACCGAGAAGCGCGGAAGCTTTCGCAGCTGGACGGCACTGCTCGCGATCTGCGCCTTCTCGCTGAGCCTGCTGGGTACCTTCCTCGTGCGCTCGGGCGTGGTGACGTCCGTGCATGCGTTCGCGTCCGATCCGGCGCGGGGCATATTCATCCTCGCATTCCTGGCTCTGGTCGCGGGTGGTGCACTGATGCTGTTCGCGTGGCGCGCGCCGCAGATCGGCAAGGGTGCCGGGTTCGAACTGGTTTCCCGAGAGGCCTTGCTGCTGTCGAACAACCTGCTGTTCATGGTGGCGGCTGCGTCCGTGCTGTTGGGCACGCTCTATCCGATGGTGCTCGATGCAATGGGCCTCGATAAGGTTTCAGTTGGACCACCGTATTTCGACAGCGTGTTCGTGCCGCTGATGACGCCGGTCGTCTTCCTGATGGGCGTTGGACCCATGGCGCGCTGGAAAGCGGCGCGCGTGCCCGAACTGGCTGTGCGCCTGCGATGGGCGGCGCTCGTCAGTGTAGTCACGGCGCTTGTGCTGCCAATGCTGCTAGGAAGCTGGCGGCCGCTCGTGAGCCTCGGACTACTGCTCGCCACGTGGAGTTTCACGACGGTTGTGGCAAGTATGCGCGAGCGGCTTCGCGCCGGGCAACGTTCCGTGCCCGGCCGCCTGCGGCATGTCCCTCGCGCGACATATGGGATGTGGTGCGCTCATGCCGGAATTGGCGTGTTCATTGTCGGCGTAACGCTGGTCAAGGGCTACCAGACCGAGCAGGACGTGCTGATGCGCTACGGTGAAAGCGTCGGTATTGGTGGCTATAGTTTCCGGCTCGACGGCGTGCGCGATATCGCTGGCCCGAACTATCAGGCCAAGCGCGCCACGATCAGCGTCGACCGCGATGGCCGGCCGGTGGCGACGCTGTACCCGGAGAAACGCCTCTTCCTCGCGCAGAACATGCCGATGACGGAAGCGGCCATCGATCACGGCGTGCTGCGCGATCTTTACGTCGCCATCGATCAACCGGTCGGCGGCAACGCGTGGACGATGCGTATCCAGATCAAGCCCTTTGTCCGCTGGATCTGGGCCGGCTGCCTGCTGATGGCGTTCGGTGGCCTGCTAGCGGGCACGGACCGTCGTTACCGACTGGTAACTGGCGGGCGCACCCGTGAAGGCGATCAAGGAGCGGGCAATGCACAACCCGCGCCTCTGTCCGCCGCCGTCGCGGTGGACACCGCCCGTAGTGCGAATGGTCCCGTCAGCGAGACCGAGCGATGA
- a CDS encoding DsbE family thiol:disulfide interchange protein: MKRFLVPLAVLAGLLAVLAAGLRHDPRTLPSALVGKPAPDFTLPRLDTSGETISSRAMRGQVWILNVWASWCEPCRDEQPVLADFASRRIAPVLGLNYKDDRQNAIRWLQLAGNPYTASIVDRTGDTAIDYGVYGVPETFVIDRAGIVRYRLAGPLTHASLDSVIVPLVGKLQREAAHD; this comes from the coding sequence ATGAAGCGCTTTCTCGTTCCGCTGGCGGTTCTAGCAGGCCTGCTGGCCGTCCTGGCTGCCGGCCTGCGGCACGACCCGCGCACGCTGCCTTCGGCATTGGTCGGCAAACCCGCCCCGGATTTCACGCTTCCGCGCCTTGATACCTCGGGCGAGACCATATCCTCGCGCGCGATGCGCGGCCAGGTCTGGATTCTGAATGTATGGGCGTCATGGTGCGAACCGTGCCGTGACGAACAGCCGGTGCTGGCCGATTTTGCGTCCCGTCGCATTGCGCCCGTTCTAGGGTTGAATTACAAGGATGACCGGCAGAACGCCATCCGGTGGCTCCAGTTAGCAGGCAATCCCTATACAGCGTCGATTGTGGACCGCACGGGAGACACAGCTATCGACTACGGCGTCTATGGCGTGCCGGAAACATTTGTGATCGACCGGGCGGGCATCGTGCGATATCGGCTTGCAGGTCCACTCACGCACGCATCGCTCGATAGTGTGATCGTGCCGCTCGTCGGGAAGCTGCAACGCGAGGCGGCCCATGACTAG
- a CDS encoding cytochrome c-type biogenesis protein: MTSRAHRLVNRFVAALLLALSMALAASSAAGQAAYQPRAEARVRHLAEMFRCLVCQNQSLADSNAELAADLRNQIREQIRIGASDEQIQAYMVRRYGDFVLYRPPIKPVTWALWFGPFITLAAGAVVLVLSIRHARNVRPRMLSQDERRHADALLDGHNEGARR; encoded by the coding sequence ATGACTAGTCGCGCACATCGTTTGGTGAATCGCTTTGTGGCCGCGTTGCTGCTGGCTTTGTCGATGGCACTGGCCGCGTCGAGCGCAGCCGGACAGGCCGCATACCAACCGCGGGCTGAAGCGCGCGTACGGCATCTGGCCGAAATGTTCAGGTGTCTCGTCTGCCAGAACCAGAGCCTCGCGGATTCGAATGCCGAACTGGCCGCGGATCTGCGCAACCAGATTCGTGAGCAGATCCGCATAGGAGCCAGTGACGAACAGATTCAGGCCTACATGGTGCGCCGTTATGGCGACTTCGTGCTCTACCGGCCGCCCATCAAACCTGTCACGTGGGCACTCTGGTTCGGACCGTTCATAACGCTTGCGGCAGGCGCCGTCGTGCTGGTTCTCAGCATCCGACACGCACGAAACGTACGTCCCAGGATGCTCAGTCAGGATGAACGTCGGCATGCAGATGCGCTGCTTGACGGTCACAATGAGGGCGCACGGCGATGA
- the ccmI gene encoding c-type cytochrome biogenesis protein CcmI, whose translation MMSFWIIAGAMIAISVASVIVPLLCRAAPLREDHGLAVALYRSSIADLDREVAAEHLSDVYRDDARVELERRLVDETCGSVTTAPVSRPGGVLRQSGMAALMLALLPSAAAVLYMRLGDPAAVAVERGGEGEWGVHVATPGSLEVAVSRLAAHLRQQPDDVPGWAMLARSYVVLDRTDDAVIAYRRALALKSGDADLLADYADALATARGGDLNGEALQSIDAALAADPVHPKALALGASAAHDRQDYALAIQYWERLEGVADPGSEMANQAQKNIDAERTAAIHTSVLPIGDSPKDVQEHRTFRSFESATVLEVHVRLSPALAARTHPHDQVYVYALADDGSRMPLAVQRVEVEQLPSTLHLDDSMAMTSSRRLSDFERVIVEAHVSGVGNAQLTRGDLIGKSGPVERGRKVVDITIGNVVR comes from the coding sequence ATGATGAGCTTCTGGATTATCGCTGGGGCGATGATCGCCATTTCCGTGGCATCGGTGATCGTGCCACTGCTGTGCCGCGCGGCGCCATTGCGCGAAGATCACGGATTGGCGGTTGCTCTCTATCGGTCGAGTATCGCCGATCTCGATCGTGAGGTTGCCGCCGAGCACCTGTCCGATGTTTATCGCGACGACGCTCGCGTCGAACTTGAGCGCCGCCTCGTGGATGAAACGTGTGGCAGTGTCACTACCGCGCCAGTGAGTCGACCAGGAGGTGTTCTGAGGCAATCTGGAATGGCTGCGCTGATGCTGGCGCTGCTGCCATCGGCTGCCGCGGTGCTTTACATGCGTCTCGGCGATCCGGCCGCAGTGGCAGTGGAACGTGGTGGCGAAGGAGAGTGGGGTGTTCACGTCGCGACGCCGGGCTCGCTGGAGGTTGCCGTCAGCAGGCTGGCGGCGCATCTGCGTCAACAACCTGACGATGTCCCAGGATGGGCAATGCTCGCGCGCTCCTATGTTGTTCTAGACCGTACTGATGATGCCGTAATTGCATATCGCCGTGCTTTGGCCTTGAAATCTGGTGACGCTGATCTGCTTGCCGACTACGCCGATGCGTTGGCGACGGCCCGAGGCGGTGATCTGAATGGCGAAGCATTGCAGAGCATTGACGCGGCGCTCGCGGCGGATCCCGTTCATCCGAAAGCGCTGGCACTGGGCGCGTCTGCTGCGCACGACAGACAAGACTACGCGCTGGCGATCCAGTATTGGGAGCGGCTGGAAGGGGTCGCGGACCCGGGCTCAGAGATGGCCAATCAGGCACAGAAAAATATAGACGCCGAGAGAACGGCGGCGATTCACACGAGTGTCTTGCCAATCGGCGATTCACCGAAGGACGTGCAGGAACATCGGACGTTTCGTTCCTTCGAGTCGGCGACTGTACTCGAAGTACATGTACGGCTGAGTCCGGCGCTTGCGGCGCGCACGCACCCGCATGATCAGGTGTATGTCTATGCCCTCGCCGATGACGGCTCGCGCATGCCTTTGGCCGTGCAGCGCGTAGAAGTCGAACAATTGCCGTCGACGTTGCACCTGGATGATTCGATGGCGATGACGTCCAGCAGGCGACTGTCCGACTTCGAGCGGGTAATCGTTGAGGCCCATGTGTCGGGGGTGGGCAATGCACAACTCACTCGGGGCGATCTCATCGGGAAAAGCGGACCGGTAGAAAGGGGGCGCAAAGTCGTCGACATCACGATAGGCAATGTTGTCAGATGA
- a CDS encoding DUF4148 domain-containing protein, producing the protein MGNLQRNCSTLAAWALLLTGNAVAGVPQSGPHLSPTECRDLAAIRSNAPRTKSQHQSELSALRKAGYNPSPWHDDPHYPANLHAAQRLVDHWFETECKQSHP; encoded by the coding sequence ATGGGAAACCTCCAGAGAAACTGCTCGACGCTTGCGGCGTGGGCGCTCCTGCTGACAGGAAATGCCGTCGCCGGCGTGCCACAAAGCGGGCCACATCTGAGCCCAACGGAGTGCCGTGACCTGGCCGCGATTAGAAGCAACGCTCCTCGGACGAAGTCGCAACACCAAAGCGAGCTTTCGGCCCTGAGGAAAGCGGGCTACAACCCGTCACCGTGGCACGACGACCCACACTACCCAGCGAACCTACACGCGGCGCAGCGCCTGGTCGACCATTGGTTCGAAACGGAGTGCAAGCAGTCGCATCCCTGA